The Novosphingobium sp. Gsoil 351 genome contains the following window.
GGAGGGTCCACACGCCCGCCGAAATCGCCACGCTGGCGGCATTTGCGAACGAGCGAAAGCTGGGCCTGCACATCGACGGCGCGCGCTTTGCCAACGCGATCGCGCACCTCGGCTGCGCGCCCATCGAGGCCTGCAAGGGCGCGGCCACGCTCAGCTTCGGCTGCGTCAAGAACGGCGGGATGAACGCCGAAGCGCTGGTCCTGTTCGACCCCGCGCTCGCCGATCTGGTCAAATACCGCCGCAAGCGCGCGGGGCATCTCCAATCGAAAGGCCGTTTTGCCGCAGCACAGCTTCTGGCGATGCTCGAGGGCGAGTTGTGGCTGGCCAACGCCCGCGCCGCCAACGCCGCCGCCAAGGAGATCGCCGCGGCCTGCGGCGCCCGATTGCTTCACCCGGTCGAGGCCAACGAGATTTTCGTATCGCTCGCCCCTGCTGAAGCGGCTGCGCTGCGCGCACAGGGTTTCGACTTTTACGACTGGCCCGCACCTCCGGGCAACCCCGGCGCGGCGCGGCTGGTGACGAGCTGGAACAGCAATCCCGCCCACGTCGCCGCACTCGACCAAGCGATCCGCACCCTGTGACCGCCGCGCCCGCGCAAGCCGCGCCGCACTGGCGCCCGCGCGTGGTGATTCCCTTCGTGCTGCTCAGCCTGATCTGGGGCTCGACCTGGCTAGTAATCCGCGACCAGCTCGGCACCGTTCCTCCCGGCTGGTCGGTGACCTGGCGGTTCGCGATCGCCACGGTGGCGATGTTCGCGCTGGCAAGGTGGCGGAAGAATCCCCTTCGTCTCGATTCGCGCGGGCAATTGCTGGCGTTGCTGATCGGCGCGCCGCAGTTCGCGCTCAACTTCCAGCTGGTCTACCGCGCCGAGCAGCACTTGACCTCGGGGGTGGTGGCGATCGTCTTCACGCTGCTCTTCGCCTACAACGCGATGCTCGGCCGGGTCTTCCTGGGGCGCAAGCTGAGCGCACGCTTCCTCGCCGGTTCGGGGATCGCGATCATCGGAATCGCACTGCTGCTGATCAACGAGACGCAGCGCGCTGGCTTCGCAGGCGACAACGTCTGGCTCGGCACCGCGATGACGCTCGCCGCGATTCTCTGCGCCTCGAGCGCCAACGTCCTGCAGTCGACTCCCGCGGCCGAGCGGCTGCCGATCTTCACGCTGCTAGCCTGGGCCCTGCTGTGGGGTGCGTTGGTCAACGGGGTGCTGGCGTGGGCGATTTCGGGTCCGCCTCAGTTCGAGCCCCGGCTGGGCTACGCGCTGGGCGTCGCCTACCTCGCGCTGGTCGGATCGGTCGCGGCGTTCCCGCTCTATTTCCGCCTGCTGCGGGACATCGGTGCGGCGCAGGGCGGCTATGTCAACGTGGTGGTGCCGATCGTGGCGATGACGCTTTCGACGCTGTTCGAGGGCTATCGCTGGTCGGCGCTGGCGGTCGCCGGGGTCGTCGTGGCACTGAGCGGCATGGCGGTGGCGCTAAGCGCGCGCAGGCCGTCGACGTAGCTCGGATATAGAGGCCGCCAGCCGAGCACGCGCTTGGCCTTGCCGTTCGCCACCCGCCGGTTCTCGGCATAAAATGCGCGCGCCATCGGCGAGAGGTTGGCCTGTCCTAGCGATAGCAGCGGCGGCGGCGCGCGGCCGAGCAGGCGGCAGGCTTCCTCGATCACTGTGTTCTGGCTGGCGGGCAGATCGTCGGCGAGATTGTACACCCCCGACGGCGCAGTTAGCGCGGCGATCGCCCCGCTGACGATGTCGGCGACATGGACCCGGCTGAATACCTGGCCCGGCAAGTTGATCCGGTGCGCCGCCCCGCTCGCCACACGTTCGAGTGGGCTGCGGCCCGGTCCGTAGATGCCGGGCAGGCGAAACACCCTGGCCCCCAAGGCCTGCCAAGCGAGATCGGCCTCGCTGCGCGCGGTGCGGCGGCCGGTGCCGATCGGTGCCATCTCGTCGACCCACGCTCCGCCAGTATCGCCGTAGACCCCGGTCGACGAGAGGTAGCCCAGCCACCTTCCCCCCAACGCCGCGCCGAAAGCGTCCAGCACCGGATCGGAGCCGGCGGCATCCGGCGGAACCGATGACAGCACATGGCTCGAATCGAGCAACGCCGACTCGACCGCGGTGCGGGCGGCGAAATCGCAATCGCCGTCACGCCCGGTAGCGCGGACCGTCCACCCCATACCGCGCAAACGGGCCGCCAGCGCTTTGGCGGTGTAGCCCAGCCCGAAGATCAGCATTTGCGGCATAGTTTGGCCGATTCCCCCGATTGCGGTTCGTGCCGTCGCGGCCTAACTCCTATCCCGCTCGTGTCGAGCGAAGTCGAGACACGCTGCGCAACGAATCAACCTTGCGCGCGATCCCTCGAATTCGCTCGTGAAGGGCGGGTTTGGGAGAGAGTACGCAGCCATGACCGAAGTCGCCCAGCACCCCTCGACCCCGCCCGGCAATGTCCAAATTGCGGATGCGGCCCCGCCCCCCGCACCGACGATGATCCAGCGCAAGGATTACAAGGCCCCGGCGTGGCTGGTCCCCACCATCGCGCTCGATTTCGCGCTCGACCTCGAAACCACGCGGGTACGCTCTACGCTGGCGGTCGAGAGGAACCCGGCCGGAGACGGCAGCGCCACGCTGCGCCTCAATGGCGACGGAATTCAGGTGACCGCGCTCACCCTCGACGGGCGCAACTTCAATTCATGGGCGATGGACGGCGACGATCTGCTGATCGACTTGCCCGGCGACAAGCACACGATCGAGATCGAGACCCGCATCCACCCCGCGACTAACAGCCAGCTTTCGGGACTCTACGCCTCGAACGGAATGCTCTGCACCCAGTGCGAAGCCGAGGGCTTCCGGCGGATCACCTTCTTCCCCGACCGCCCCGACGTGCTGAGCAAGTATTCGGTGCGGCTGGCGGCGGACAAGGCGAAGTTCCCCGTGCTGCTCGCCAACGGCAACGAGGTCGCGACGGGCGAGGATTTCGCACGCGATGGCGACGGCACCCACTGGGCGCAGTGGGACGATCCCTGGCCCAAGCCGAGCTACCTGTTCGCGCTGGTCGCGGGCGAACTGCTCGCCAACCGCGACAGCTTCACGACGATGTCGGGGCGCAAGGTCGATCTGGCGATCTACACCCGCCCCGGCGACGAGACACGCACCGATCACGCAATGACCAGCCTGATCGCATCGATGAAGTGGGACGAGGACACCTATGGCCGCGAGTACGACCTCGACGTGTTCAACATCGTAGCGGTCTCCGACTTCAACGCGGGGGCAATGGAGAACAAGGGCCTCAACATCTTCAACACCCGCTACATCCTCGCCGATCCCGATACCGCGACCGACGGCGACTACGACGCGATCGAGGGGGTCGTCGGCCATGAATACTTCCACAACTGGTCGGGCAACCGCGTGACCTGCCGCGACTGGTTCCAGCTAAGCCTCAAGGAAGGCTTTACTGTGCTGCGCGACCAGCAGTTCAGCGCCGACCGCGGCTCACCCCCGGTCAAGCGGATCGAGGACGTGCGGATCCTGCGCGGGGTCCAGTTTCCCGAGGATTCAGGTCCGCTGGCACATCCCATCAGGCCCGATTCATACCAGGAAATCAGCAACTTCTACACCTCGACCGTCTACAACAAGGGCGCCGAGGTGATCCGGATGATGACTGTTCTGGCGGGCAAGGAGCGCTTCCGCAAGGGCACCGACCTCTACTTCGAACGCCACGACGGCGAAGCCGCGACCTGCGAGGATTTCGTCTCAGCGATCGAGGACGGCGCTGGGCTCGACCTCAAAAAATTCCGCCGCTGGTACGAGCAGGCCGGGACGCCGAGGGTCGAAGTCGAATCGAGGCACGATACGGCGAGCGGCGACGTAACCCTCACGATTCGGCAGAGCGTCCCGCCCACCCCCGGCCAACCCGACAAGGCGCCGATGCCGATCCCCCTGCGCACCGCGCTGTTCGACCGTAAATCGGGCGCAAACCGTGGCGAGGAACTGCTGGTGCTCGACGAAGCGCAGGCCGATTTCACCTTCACCGGGTTCAAAGAGGCCCCGGTGATATCAATCAACCGCGGTTTCTCCGCCCCCATCGCCATCGCCACCCAGCCGCCCGCCGAGGATTTGCTGTTCCTCGCCGAGCACGACGACGATCCGTTTGCGCGCTACGAGGCGATGCAGCAGCTTGTGGTCCAGCATCTGGTCGGGATCGTCACCGGGGCAGTCGCGGGCGAGGCCATCGACAGCGGCCGCCGCGATATCGGAGACGCCTTCCGCGCGATCCTCGCCGACCCGGAACTCGACGACCTGATGCGCGGCGAGCTGGTGATCCTGCCGGGAGAGACCTATCTGTCAGAGCAGCTGCTCGTCAACGAACCCGCAAAGATTCACGCCGCGCGCGAGGCGCTCAAGGGCTGGCTCGGGACGACACTCAAGTCCGAACTGATTGCGCTGCACGACCGTTGCTGCGCGGTGGCATACAGCCTGTCGGCCGAGGCCCGGGGGCGCGAAAGCTCAAGACCCAGGCGCTGGTCTACCTCGCCCCCGCCGACAAGCCCGAGGCGATCCGCCGGGCCAAGGGGCAGTTCGACGCCGCGGACAACATGACCGACCGCCAGGGCGCGTTGATGTTGCTGTGCGGGCTCGATTGTCCCGAGCGCGAGGATGCGCTCAAGGCGTTCCACGACCGGTTCGCGGGCAACGCGCTGGTGATCGACAAGTGGTTCTCGCTCCAGGCCGGATCGCTCCACCCCGATGCGCTCGCCCAGACCAAGGCGCTGCGCCAGCACCCCGACTTCACGATGACCAACCCGAACCGGGTGCGCGCGCTGTACATGGCCTTCGCCGCCAACCCGCAGGCATTCCACGCCTCTGACGGCGCGGGCTACAAACTGATAGCGGATTTGATTTTGGAACTGGACCCGCTGAATTCGAATACGGCGGCTAGGTTCGTTCCGCCGCTGGGCAGATGGAAGCGGATGGAACCTGGCCGCGCGGCGCTGATGAAGGGCGAGCTGGAACGCATCGCCGCGTTCACCGGGCTGAGCCGCGATACCCGCGAGCAGGTCACGCGCAGCCTGGATGGATAGAACACGACTCCACCTCAATCACTGCTCGCGTCGAGGGGTAAGCCAGGTGTGACCGAACCCGTCGAAGTCATCCGCGCCTCTTGCCTCGGGTCAATCCCCCACGGCTTCCTCGGCCGCCGCGGTGGGGTTTCCACCGGTATCCACGCCGGCCTCAACGTCGGCTGGGGGTCGGACGACGAGCGCGCCGCCGTCGCCGAAAACCGCCGCCGCGCGGTCGAAGCGGTGCTGCCCGGCGCGGCGCTGGTAACCGTCCACCAGGTCCATTCGCCCGACGTCGTCACCGTCACCGAACCCTGGCCCGACGATGCGAGGCCCAAGGCCGACGCGCTGGTCACCGACCGTCCCGGCCTGCTCCTCGGCGTGCTCACCGCCGATTGCGCGCCGGTGCTGCTGGCGGATGCCGAGGCAGGCATGATCGGCGCGGCGCACGCCGGATGGAAAGGCGCGCTCGGCGGGGTATGCGAGGCGACGGTCGCCGCGATGGAAGCGCTCGGCGCCCGGCGCGATCGCATCGCCGCCGCCATCGGCCCCTGCATCGCCCAGGCGAGCTACGAGGTGGACGCCGCGTTCGTCGACCGCTTCGCTCCGGACAACGCCCGCTTCTTCAAGCCGGGCCGCGCGGGCCACGCCTGGTTCGACCTCGAAAGCTACGTCGCGATGCGGCTAGCGGCGGCGGGGGTCGGCACCATCGAAAGGCTTGGCCTCGACACATACGCCGGCGAAGCCCGCTTCTACTCTTACCGCCGCGCCACCCACCGCGGCGAGCCGGGCTATGGGCGGGAAATTACCTTGATTGGGTTACCTTGAAATGGAAAACCTGATGTTCCCGGCGGTCTTCATACCTCAGGTCGGCGGGGGAAAGGTTGATCGTGATCCGCTTGGGCGGCAGCGCGAGGCCCAGGGCGGAGAGCGCGGCGCGGACCCGTTCGCGGCTTTCGCCGACCGCCTTGTCGGGCAGCCCGACGAGGAAAAAGCCGGGAAGGCCGGGGCCGACTTGGCATTGCACTTCCATGGCGCGCGCCTCGAGCCCGAGGTAGGCGACCGTCGATACTAGTGCGACCATTCGTGCGCCCCCGTCGCCACGCGGGTATGCATCGCGGCGCGGACCAAGTCGAGACCGCGCCCAGCCGATTGATCCGCCCCGGCTTAAACACGAATTAACCTCAAGGCGTTAGCTGACCGGGCGATGCTTCGGTTCGCCCTGATCCTTGCCGCGCTCTCGCCCGTGCCCGCGCTTGCGCAAGAGGCGGCGACCATAAGCGTCGAGGTCGTCCAGGAGACCCCGCTAGGCGATCCGGGCGGCGAGCGTTTCGTCGCGGAGGGCCGGTCCGATGCCACAAGCCTTAAGGCAATCGCCGCATATGGTCCGTTCCGCGTGCTCGATTCCGGCCGCGCTGCATTGGTCGACGTCACCGACACCGCAACCCCGCGCGCCTTTGCCCAAATGCTGATCGCGTTTCCCGGCTTGCGCACCATCGAGATGGTCGAATGCCCGGGCACCAGCGACGATACCGCCAACCTACGCCTGGGCCGAATGATCCGCCGCGCAGGGCTCGACACCTATGTGCCGCAAGGTGGTTCGGTGCGCTCGGGCGCGGTCGAGTTGTTCCTCGCAGGCCGGCACCGCCACGCCGAAGCCGGGGCGCAGTTCGCGGTGCATTCGTGGCAGGACAGCGACGGGCTCGAACCCAGCGACGTGGCCGATAACGACCCGGTCAACCTCGCCTATCTCGCCTATTACCGCGAGATGGGGCTGAGCGACGGGCAGGCCCGTGCATTCTATGCGATGACCAACGCGGTGCCGCACGACGACGCATTGTGGCTGAGCAAGGACGAGTTCGCCCGCTACGCGCCGCTGGATTGATACGCCGCAGCCGCGTTGACTTTAAGCCGCTGCTGACCTAACGGCGCGCCTCGATTTGGCGGCAACCGTCGCCGCAGACCCGATTCGAGAGATCCGATGAAGCGCACCTTTCAGCCCAGCAACCTCGTGCGGGCACGCCGTCATGGTTTTCGCACCCGCTCGGCGACGCCCGGTGGCCGCAAGATCCTACGCGCCCGCCGCGC
Protein-coding sequences here:
- a CDS encoding low specificity L-threonine aldolase — protein: MRFFSDNAASVHPQVWEALKAADAPDTAYDGDALSARLDAAFSDLFGVECAALWVATGTAANCLALAAICPPHGGILCHREAHIEIDEGGAPGFYTHGAKLLLVDGEGAKLTPEALATAVAPIRNDVHQVQPHALSLTQATEYGRVHTPAEIATLAAFANERKLGLHIDGARFANAIAHLGCAPIEACKGAATLSFGCVKNGGMNAEALVLFDPALADLVKYRRKRAGHLQSKGRFAAAQLLAMLEGELWLANARAANAAAKEIAAACGARLLHPVEANEIFVSLAPAEAAALRAQGFDFYDWPAPPGNPGAARLVTSWNSNPAHVAALDQAIRTL
- a CDS encoding DMT family transporter, with the translated sequence MTAAPAQAAPHWRPRVVIPFVLLSLIWGSTWLVIRDQLGTVPPGWSVTWRFAIATVAMFALARWRKNPLRLDSRGQLLALLIGAPQFALNFQLVYRAEQHLTSGVVAIVFTLLFAYNAMLGRVFLGRKLSARFLAGSGIAIIGIALLLINETQRAGFAGDNVWLGTAMTLAAILCASSANVLQSTPAAERLPIFTLLAWALLWGALVNGVLAWAISGPPQFEPRLGYALGVAYLALVGSVAAFPLYFRLLRDIGAAQGGYVNVVVPIVAMTLSTLFEGYRWSALAVAGVVVALSGMAVALSARRPST
- a CDS encoding SDR family NAD(P)-dependent oxidoreductase; the protein is MPQMLIFGLGYTAKALAARLRGMGWTVRATGRDGDCDFAARTAVESALLDSSHVLSSVPPDAAGSDPVLDAFGAALGGRWLGYLSSTGVYGDTGGAWVDEMAPIGTGRRTARSEADLAWQALGARVFRLPGIYGPGRSPLERVASGAAHRINLPGQVFSRVHVADIVSGAIAALTAPSGVYNLADDLPASQNTVIEEACRLLGRAPPPLLSLGQANLSPMARAFYAENRRVANGKAKRVLGWRPLYPSYVDGLRALSATAMPLSATTTPATASADQR
- the pgeF gene encoding peptidoglycan editing factor PgeF produces the protein MTEPVEVIRASCLGSIPHGFLGRRGGVSTGIHAGLNVGWGSDDERAAVAENRRRAVEAVLPGAALVTVHQVHSPDVVTVTEPWPDDARPKADALVTDRPGLLLGVLTADCAPVLLADAEAGMIGAAHAGWKGALGGVCEATVAAMEALGARRDRIAAAIGPCIAQASYEVDAAFVDRFAPDNARFFKPGRAGHAWFDLESYVAMRLAAAGVGTIERLGLDTYAGEARFYSYRRATHRGEPGYGREITLIGLP
- a CDS encoding alpha/beta hydrolase, which encodes MLRFALILAALSPVPALAQEAATISVEVVQETPLGDPGGERFVAEGRSDATSLKAIAAYGPFRVLDSGRAALVDVTDTATPRAFAQMLIAFPGLRTIEMVECPGTSDDTANLRLGRMIRRAGLDTYVPQGGSVRSGAVELFLAGRHRHAEAGAQFAVHSWQDSDGLEPSDVADNDPVNLAYLAYYREMGLSDGQARAFYAMTNAVPHDDALWLSKDEFARYAPLD
- the rpmH gene encoding 50S ribosomal protein L34, whose translation is MKRTFQPSNLVRARRHGFRTRSATPGGRKILRARRARGRIKLSA